The proteins below come from a single Methanothrix thermoacetophila PT genomic window:
- a CDS encoding TrkH family potassium uptake protein, with translation MNVKILLYSFGDLLRIIGIAMVFPGIAAACYREPHGVVAFAFTSMIAMMIGSFFRRHGEIGDLSIKDGFALVAFGWLAAAMIGAIPYMMLGMGSIDSLFESMSGFTTTGASVLTDSNSEGYWIIDGELANQSVAFIVAGSVEYLLWATTNTTVSAMIPEHPTYYGLLFWRSFSQWLGGMGIILLFIAILPRLGVAGRQLYRAEVPGPEKESLTPRIRQTAELLWGIYLSLSIIEVILLKVAGMPLYDALCNTFATVATGGFSPQSMSIEAYGSPMIEYIIVLFMFLAGANFALHYMTIHQDRRCLIRDPEFRFYSFIIVVSTLFIAATAGMMSPLPDRIRCALFQVVSIMTTTGFSTTNFDTWYPAAKIVLLLLMFVGACAGSTGGAIKVVRVLVILKYVHRELMLAMHPKAVIQVKLHDITVKEEIVRSTISFFGVYMLTFALASIVLAAISYSDQAMNLEAIISAVASCLGNVGPGFGPVGPYMNFAEIHPLGKLVLILCMWMGRLEIMTVLVLLLPDFWKK, from the coding sequence ATGAACGTGAAAATCCTCCTTTACTCATTTGGAGATCTGCTCAGGATAATCGGCATAGCGATGGTATTTCCTGGTATTGCCGCGGCCTGCTACAGAGAGCCACATGGCGTTGTGGCGTTCGCGTTCACATCGATGATCGCGATGATGATAGGCTCTTTTTTCAGAAGGCACGGTGAAATTGGGGACCTTAGCATCAAGGATGGGTTTGCGCTGGTGGCCTTCGGCTGGCTGGCAGCTGCGATGATAGGCGCGATACCTTACATGATGCTGGGAATGGGGTCCATAGATTCGCTCTTCGAATCGATGTCCGGATTTACCACAACTGGCGCATCTGTGCTCACAGATAGCAACAGCGAGGGGTACTGGATTATAGATGGTGAGCTGGCAAACCAGAGTGTGGCGTTTATAGTCGCTGGATCCGTCGAGTACCTCCTCTGGGCAACGACAAATACAACTGTATCTGCGATGATCCCTGAACATCCCACGTATTACGGTCTCCTCTTCTGGAGGTCATTCTCCCAGTGGCTGGGCGGAATGGGAATAATCCTCCTGTTCATCGCGATACTGCCGCGGCTCGGTGTTGCCGGCAGGCAGCTCTACAGGGCAGAGGTGCCTGGACCTGAGAAGGAGTCACTGACGCCCAGGATAAGACAGACCGCAGAGCTGCTCTGGGGGATATACCTCTCACTTTCCATTATCGAAGTAATTCTCCTCAAAGTGGCCGGAATGCCGCTTTATGATGCACTATGCAACACGTTCGCCACGGTGGCCACAGGTGGATTCTCGCCACAATCGATGAGCATCGAGGCTTACGGAAGCCCGATGATCGAATACATAATAGTGCTGTTCATGTTTCTGGCAGGAGCAAACTTCGCGCTTCATTACATGACGATACATCAGGACAGGAGATGCCTGATCAGGGACCCGGAGTTCAGGTTCTATTCTTTTATCATTGTAGTCTCCACGCTCTTTATCGCAGCCACAGCTGGCATGATGAGTCCCCTTCCGGATCGCATAAGATGTGCGCTGTTTCAGGTAGTTTCTATAATGACAACGACCGGCTTCTCGACAACAAACTTCGACACATGGTACCCAGCCGCGAAGATCGTTCTGCTGCTGCTGATGTTCGTGGGCGCATGCGCAGGCTCAACTGGTGGTGCCATAAAGGTTGTAAGGGTGCTGGTGATCCTGAAGTACGTCCATCGGGAACTCATGCTCGCAATGCATCCAAAGGCGGTGATACAGGTAAAACTTCATGACATCACTGTCAAGGAGGAGATCGTTCGCTCCACGATCAGCTTCTTCGGAGTCTACATGCTGACATTCGCCCTGGCTTCTATCGTACTCGCTGCGATCTCGTACTCAGATCAGGCGATGAACCTGGAGGCGATCATATCCGCGGTTGCCTCATGTCTCGGAAACGTCGGACCTGGTTTCGGACCGGTTGGTCCGTACATGAACTTCGCTGAGATACATCCGCTGGGCAAGCTGGTACTCATCCTCTGCATGTGGATGGGCAGGCTCGAGATCATGACGGTCCTCGTGCTTCTTCTCCCGGATTTCTGGAAGAAGTGA
- a CDS encoding ABC transporter substrate-binding protein: MPVFLIVGMVVVASLGCITKTPSENITLRIGYQPSTHQIAEMVAMEKGWWLEDLKPFGVTAVEEYEFPSGPPEMQAMLAGSLDVAYVGTAPPISAISGGLDAKIVAGVNTNGSALVLAPDKEYSGPESLKGMSIATFPPGSIQDTVLKKWLRENGVDTSEVKVLPMGPGDAVTAMFAGQVDGTFLPEPSPSVIEMSNKGKVVVYSGEMWPNHACCSLVVSGKLIREHPELVEQIVKTHIKATEYVYAHPDEAARIYANRTKQDLSVVEYSMKNWDGRWISDPHVQIPSTMEYARVNYELNYISRMPSEEELFDVSFYDKARGE, from the coding sequence ATGCCTGTCTTCCTGATCGTCGGAATGGTGGTGGTTGCCTCGCTGGGCTGCATAACAAAAACACCATCCGAGAATATAACACTCAGAATCGGCTACCAGCCGAGCACCCATCAGATAGCGGAGATGGTCGCGATGGAGAAGGGTTGGTGGCTCGAGGATCTGAAGCCGTTTGGCGTTACGGCAGTCGAGGAGTACGAGTTCCCCTCCGGCCCACCTGAGATGCAGGCGATGCTTGCCGGCAGCCTGGATGTCGCTTACGTTGGAACAGCGCCGCCAATATCAGCGATATCAGGCGGTCTCGATGCAAAGATAGTTGCAGGCGTCAACACCAACGGCTCTGCTCTTGTACTCGCACCTGATAAGGAATACAGTGGCCCCGAGTCGCTGAAGGGCATGAGCATAGCTACGTTCCCGCCAGGCTCGATACAGGATACGGTGCTCAAAAAATGGCTGAGGGAGAACGGCGTCGATACATCCGAGGTGAAAGTGCTTCCTATGGGGCCGGGTGATGCTGTGACAGCGATGTTCGCCGGCCAGGTAGACGGCACGTTCCTGCCTGAGCCATCGCCATCGGTAATTGAGATGTCCAATAAAGGAAAGGTCGTCGTATACTCTGGAGAGATGTGGCCGAACCATGCCTGCTGCAGCCTGGTCGTCAGCGGCAAGCTCATCAGGGAGCATCCGGAGCTTGTCGAGCAGATCGTAAAGACGCATATCAAGGCAACAGAGTATGTGTATGCTCATCCTGATGAGGCAGCGAGGATCTATGCCAACCGGACGAAGCAGGATCTGAGCGTTGTGGAGTACTCGATGAAGAACTGGGATGGGAGGTGGATAAGCGATCCTCATGTGCAGATCCCATCCACAATGGAGTACGCCAGGGTCAACTACGAGCTGAATTACATAAGCAGAATGCCATCTGAAGAGGAGCTCTTTGATGTGAGCTTCTACGATAAGGCGAGGGGTGAGTGA
- the ade gene encoding adenine deaminase yields MRIEDLIAAARGELEADLLLEGGKLVNVFSGEIHRADISIYGGFVAGFDCPSARRVISVEDHLIAPGSIDAHVHIESSMLMPSEYARAVVPRGTLTVIADPHEIANVLGVDGISYLLRCAEGIPMRFLVTAPSCVPATHLETSGAALGVSEIASLLDDHRVVGLGEMMNYPGVIHRDKPVLAKLKVAASKNKTICGHAPGLGGRDLHAYAAALIEDDHECTRAEEAMEQLRAGICIMIREGSAARNLDELVKIIREYNTPNIMLCTDDLDPRDIVHRHIDHMIRRIIEAGTDPVAAIQMATINPARHFGLRRTGAVAPGYRADIIVMDHDFNVRRVIFEGEEVARDGRLTASFESKRLPVQTSMNVRLPITRESFRIPATGRIVRVIGVAPNQILTETIAARPEVRNGEVISDTRNDILKVAVVERHRATGNVGLGLVSGFGLKRGAIASSVSHDSHNIIVVGEDEESMVRAVESLISMGGGWVSVDGTTIASLPLPIAGLLSERRVEDVVEEAENVIAASHSLGSELEDSFMTLSFLALPVIPELRITDRGLVDVREFGHVPLFME; encoded by the coding sequence GTGAGAATCGAGGATCTGATTGCTGCAGCGAGGGGCGAGCTTGAGGCGGATCTCCTCCTGGAAGGCGGGAAGCTGGTCAATGTCTTCTCAGGGGAGATACACAGGGCTGATATTTCGATTTACGGCGGATTTGTGGCGGGTTTCGACTGCCCGAGCGCCAGGAGGGTCATCTCGGTTGAGGACCACCTTATAGCTCCTGGCTCCATAGATGCTCATGTTCACATCGAGAGCTCCATGCTGATGCCCTCAGAGTATGCGAGGGCTGTTGTCCCGCGCGGGACGCTCACTGTGATAGCGGATCCGCATGAGATCGCGAACGTACTGGGCGTTGATGGAATATCGTATCTGCTCAGATGCGCTGAGGGCATCCCGATGAGATTTCTCGTGACTGCGCCATCCTGCGTGCCTGCAACTCACCTTGAGACATCAGGCGCTGCACTGGGTGTGAGCGAGATCGCCAGTCTCCTCGATGATCACAGAGTCGTGGGCCTGGGGGAGATGATGAACTATCCAGGAGTGATTCACAGGGACAAGCCTGTGCTCGCGAAGCTGAAGGTTGCGGCCTCCAAGAACAAGACGATCTGCGGCCATGCTCCAGGGCTCGGAGGCAGGGATCTTCATGCATATGCTGCTGCGCTGATAGAGGATGACCACGAGTGCACCAGAGCAGAGGAGGCGATGGAGCAGCTCCGCGCAGGCATATGCATAATGATCAGGGAGGGCAGCGCGGCGAGGAATCTCGATGAGCTCGTGAAGATCATAAGAGAATACAACACGCCAAACATCATGCTCTGCACGGACGATCTGGATCCGAGAGATATCGTGCATAGGCATATCGATCACATGATAAGAAGAATCATAGAAGCAGGAACAGATCCGGTCGCTGCGATACAGATGGCCACCATAAATCCAGCGCGCCACTTCGGGCTCCGCAGGACAGGTGCTGTCGCCCCGGGATACAGGGCTGACATCATTGTTATGGATCATGATTTCAATGTGAGGCGCGTGATCTTCGAGGGCGAAGAGGTGGCGAGGGACGGAAGGCTCACGGCAAGTTTCGAGTCGAAGCGGCTGCCGGTGCAGACCAGCATGAATGTGAGGCTGCCCATCACGCGAGAGTCTTTCAGAATCCCCGCAACAGGCAGAATCGTCAGGGTCATCGGCGTTGCGCCGAACCAGATTCTCACGGAGACAATTGCGGCGCGCCCTGAGGTCAGGAACGGAGAGGTTATTTCAGACACGAGAAACGACATTCTGAAGGTCGCGGTGGTGGAGAGGCACAGGGCAACGGGCAACGTGGGACTCGGTCTTGTGAGCGGGTTTGGACTGAAGAGAGGCGCGATTGCGAGCTCTGTCTCACACGACTCCCACAATATAATAGTTGTTGGAGAGGACGAGGAGAGCATGGTGAGGGCTGTGGAATCACTGATATCCATGGGCGGTGGATGGGTTTCTGTGGACGGGACTACGATCGCCTCTTTGCCACTCCCAATCGCGGGTCTGTTATCTGAAAGGCGAGTGGAGGATGTTGTCGAGGAGGCGGAGAATGTCATCGCAGCATCTCACTCCCTAGGATCAGAGCTCGAGGATTCATTCATGACGCTCTCATTCCTCGCCCTGCCGGTTATACCAGAGCTTAGGATCACAGACAGAGGGCTTGTGGATGTGAGGGAGTTCGGGCACGTCCCCCTGTTTATGGAGTAA
- a CDS encoding FAD/NAD(P)-binding protein produces MSEYIPLQAEIVDIDRVTHDSYLISLQILDRDVSFTYRPGQFVMVSLFGMGECPISIASSPTRNVLQLCIRRAGRITNGIMDSMIGDVLGIRGPLGNGFPIDKMHKSIVIAGGGSGFATLRSLINYIVDRRDEFEEVFVAYGARTRQDLYFMQEYKSWKMEGIEIELTVDVGDESWRGNVGMVPELLDRMDISPPASAAICGPLPMIRAVANRLLENGFRGSDILLSMERHMKCGIGKCEHCTIGPYRVCKEGPVFPYNTIRDLL; encoded by the coding sequence TTGAGTGAGTACATACCTTTGCAGGCAGAGATCGTGGATATCGACCGCGTGACACATGACTCGTATCTCATATCCCTTCAGATCCTGGACAGGGATGTGAGCTTCACATACAGACCCGGACAGTTTGTCATGGTCTCGCTTTTTGGAATGGGCGAGTGCCCCATATCGATAGCATCGAGCCCGACGAGAAATGTGCTCCAGCTCTGCATCCGCAGGGCGGGGAGGATAACAAACGGAATAATGGACTCCATGATAGGTGATGTTCTTGGAATCCGCGGACCACTGGGAAATGGATTCCCCATCGATAAAATGCATAAAAGTATCGTCATCGCAGGAGGTGGCTCCGGCTTCGCGACCCTGCGGTCTCTGATAAATTACATTGTTGATAGGAGAGATGAGTTCGAGGAGGTCTTTGTGGCATACGGGGCCAGAACGCGTCAGGATCTCTACTTCATGCAGGAGTACAAATCCTGGAAGATGGAGGGAATTGAGATCGAGCTGACCGTGGACGTCGGCGATGAATCCTGGAGGGGCAACGTCGGGATGGTCCCTGAGCTGCTTGATAGAATGGATATATCACCACCAGCATCAGCTGCGATCTGCGGCCCACTGCCGATGATTCGCGCGGTTGCGAACAGACTCCTGGAGAATGGTTTCAGAGGATCAGACATACTTCTATCGATGGAGCGGCACATGAAATGCGGAATCGGAAAGTGCGAGCACTGCACCATCGGCCCATACCGTGTATGCAAAGAGGGTCCGGTCTTCCCGTACAATACGATCAGGGACCTGCTCTGA
- a CDS encoding ABC transporter permease yields MLAVWQISAMLVNDSLVLPSFLDVVNAFGSSWRDIFFQDLPVSLLHFFLGIFAGMIIAMPLGMGMGWSRSLDKIIDPIVEVVRPIPPLAWIPFAIVWFGLTHESAGFIVFIGAVFPILINTYVGFRNLPRVYVESAMVLGATRDRDLIRYVALPYALPSIAAGIRIAMGIAWMCLVAAEMFGVSTSGLGYRIWSYYYLHKMEHVLLYMIVLGMLGLFIDKAFRSIIEDRLLKWRVGLTQ; encoded by the coding sequence ATGCTGGCCGTATGGCAGATCTCTGCCATGCTCGTGAACGATTCTCTTGTGCTTCCAAGCTTTCTTGATGTGGTGAACGCCTTCGGATCCAGCTGGAGGGACATATTCTTTCAGGACCTGCCTGTGAGCCTGCTGCACTTTTTCCTGGGGATATTCGCAGGCATGATCATAGCAATGCCTCTTGGCATGGGGATGGGCTGGTCGAGGTCTCTGGATAAGATCATCGATCCCATAGTGGAGGTGGTCAGGCCGATACCACCCCTGGCCTGGATACCATTCGCCATCGTCTGGTTCGGGCTCACACATGAGTCAGCAGGATTCATAGTCTTCATCGGCGCCGTATTCCCGATACTGATAAACACATATGTCGGGTTCAGGAACCTGCCCCGGGTATATGTGGAATCGGCAATGGTCCTGGGCGCAACAAGGGACAGGGATCTGATAAGGTATGTGGCGCTTCCATATGCGCTCCCATCAATAGCTGCGGGGATAAGGATCGCGATGGGCATAGCCTGGATGTGTCTTGTTGCGGCTGAGATGTTCGGAGTGAGCACGAGCGGTCTCGGATACAGGATATGGTCTTACTACTATCTCCACAAAATGGAGCACGTCCTGCTGTACATGATCGTTCTGGGCATGCTCGGACTATTCATCGACAAGGCGTTCAGGAGTATAATCGAGGACAGGCTTCTCAAATGGCGGGTCGGGCTCACACAGTGA
- a CDS encoding IS5-like element ISMth3 family transposase, producing the protein MAYEDNRNWREYNEKLVRRGWFYLSTDFVNNWDEELLKMNKNKNGRPYRYPETFIQFCGLAYAFLHLPYRQLEGFIQALSGFVPGLLAADYSTLWQRITNLELNIPIPDNDLVVAVDSTGMKVTNRGDWMRESHGVERRGWIKVHIAVDVETRKPVTFEITDETVTDHEMVKPLLEDVKLEDSLMDGAYDKEGVFDFMKEKGVDMPGIKIRKNAIVKAGSSRAEPVLEFMKYGYHSWKIVHGYGRRWAAESVFSAIKRIFGETVRATSKEGMIREVRRMFTFYTIILSV; encoded by the coding sequence ATGGCCTATGAGGATAACCGCAATTGGCGCGAATACAATGAGAAATTGGTTAGGCGAGGATGGTTTTACCTTAGCACTGACTTTGTGAATAATTGGGATGAAGAGCTACTGAAGATGAATAAGAACAAGAATGGCAGACCCTATCGCTATCCTGAGACATTTATTCAATTTTGTGGTTTAGCATACGCCTTTCTTCATTTACCATACAGGCAGCTCGAAGGATTTATTCAGGCGCTAAGCGGATTTGTTCCTGGGCTGTTGGCTGCCGATTATTCGACATTATGGCAGAGGATTACGAATTTGGAGTTGAATATTCCAATACCTGATAACGATTTAGTGGTCGCAGTTGACTCAACAGGAATGAAGGTTACGAATAGAGGCGACTGGATGAGAGAAAGTCATGGTGTTGAACGCAGAGGCTGGATAAAAGTGCATATCGCCGTAGATGTTGAAACAAGGAAGCCCGTAACCTTCGAGATAACCGATGAGACCGTCACTGATCATGAGATGGTAAAACCGCTGCTGGAAGATGTTAAGCTTGAAGATTCACTGATGGATGGAGCTTATGATAAGGAGGGGGTATTCGATTTCATGAAAGAGAAGGGCGTAGATATGCCTGGAATCAAGATCAGGAAGAATGCTATCGTCAAAGCAGGCTCGTCCAGAGCCGAACCAGTTCTTGAGTTTATGAAGTATGGATACCACAGTTGGAAAATTGTGCATGGATATGGAAGAAGGTGGGCGGCTGAAAGTGTATTCTCAGCAATTAAGAGGATATTTGGCGAGACTGTGAGGGCCACTTCGAAGGAAGGCATGATTCGCGAAGTACGCAGGATGTTCACATTTTATACTATAATTTTAAGCGTATAA
- a CDS encoding tributyrin esterase, which produces MITIRTSGEKCLCDFTFDFYWQHRGSRFDPDAEIDGWSYRALVDALRRGETVRILGDVGSRLCSSMGVDLMRLGGSGGAVDGGKVIVDGDVGPRMGISMIRGAIYVSGRVEEPLGNVIEVESDLSGYRKFVSITELLEKGYSPLHPNELSDGVLRICDGVSRETIGARNESPGRIEVFGNAGMSAGILMRSGDLEIHGCSGRNTGVLLSGGTVIVHGDTEDFTATEMRSGEIFVKGSAGGFACSRMRGGCVFARECRPVPPARLSSPTSEDLRRISKIFGISSIHAMMYRKILTV; this is translated from the coding sequence ATGATAACCATCAGAACATCAGGCGAGAAGTGCCTCTGCGATTTCACCTTCGATTTCTACTGGCAGCACAGGGGCTCGCGTTTCGATCCGGATGCTGAGATCGATGGATGGAGCTACAGGGCACTGGTGGACGCGCTCAGGCGCGGGGAGACTGTGAGGATCTTGGGGGACGTGGGGAGCAGGCTCTGTTCCAGCATGGGCGTGGATCTGATGAGGCTGGGCGGGAGCGGGGGCGCTGTGGATGGAGGAAAGGTAATAGTGGATGGAGATGTGGGCCCGAGGATGGGCATCTCAATGATCAGAGGTGCGATCTACGTCAGCGGCAGGGTCGAGGAGCCGCTGGGCAATGTCATAGAGGTGGAGAGCGATCTCTCCGGATACAGAAAGTTTGTATCCATAACAGAGCTTCTGGAGAAGGGGTATTCTCCACTCCATCCGAACGAGCTCTCTGATGGCGTTCTCAGGATATGCGATGGTGTATCCAGAGAGACGATAGGGGCGAGGAACGAATCTCCCGGGAGGATCGAGGTCTTCGGGAATGCGGGAATGAGTGCCGGAATTCTCATGCGTTCTGGGGATCTCGAGATCCATGGCTGCTCAGGAAGAAACACAGGGGTTCTCCTGTCTGGCGGAACTGTGATTGTGCATGGCGATACGGAGGATTTCACAGCAACCGAGATGAGATCTGGGGAGATCTTCGTGAAAGGAAGCGCAGGAGGTTTTGCATGCTCCAGGATGCGCGGAGGGTGCGTGTTTGCGAGGGAGTGCAGGCCTGTGCCTCCAGCCAGGCTCTCCTCACCCACTTCAGAGGATCTCCGGCGGATATCAAAGATCTTCGGCATCAGCAGCATCCATGCGATGATGTACCGGAAGATCCTCACCGTATAG
- a CDS encoding L-lactate MFS transporter, with product MAENVEFKEPPGGRWVLVILGMIINLCLGSVYSWSVFVKPLTDHFQAMGQVVSANDVLLPFSIFLAVFAIAMPLSGKYIEKYGPRKVTMVGGVLCGLGWLLASTASSVQMLYPTYGIIGGLGVGIAYGCPVAVAARWFPDRRGLAVGLTVLGFGFSAFFTANIAGYLIAAQGVMNTFRVFGVAFIIIIVLLSMPLVFPPAGYKPPGWTPPAPKPGAAVTHEFRREEMLKTPTFYGLWLCYFIGCLAGLMAISVSKPVGTEIVQIDPELATFLVGFFAIFNGGGRPLFGYLTDKLTPRNAAIVSFVLIFIACMMMATMAKPTASEIYVVAFAALWLCLGGWLAIAPTSTATFFGTTDYPRNYGVVFLAYGAGAIVGPQLAGFIKTSTGSYMGVFNYVAALAIIGIIIAYVLMRPPKKPE from the coding sequence ATGGCAGAAAATGTGGAATTCAAGGAGCCGCCAGGAGGCAGATGGGTCCTTGTCATATTGGGGATGATAATAAACCTCTGTCTAGGCAGCGTTTATTCCTGGTCGGTATTCGTTAAGCCCCTGACCGACCACTTCCAGGCGATGGGACAGGTGGTGAGTGCAAACGATGTGCTGCTGCCATTCTCGATATTCCTGGCAGTCTTCGCCATAGCGATGCCTTTGTCAGGCAAGTACATCGAGAAGTACGGTCCACGAAAGGTCACTATGGTGGGTGGTGTGCTCTGTGGACTGGGGTGGCTGCTGGCCTCGACAGCAAGCAGCGTGCAGATGCTGTATCCCACATACGGAATCATAGGCGGGCTGGGCGTCGGAATAGCATATGGGTGTCCAGTAGCAGTAGCTGCCAGATGGTTCCCCGACAGGCGCGGCCTCGCGGTGGGTCTGACTGTGCTTGGATTCGGCTTTTCAGCGTTCTTCACCGCAAATATAGCCGGATACCTCATTGCTGCTCAGGGCGTTATGAACACATTCAGGGTATTCGGTGTGGCGTTCATTATAATAATCGTCCTGCTCTCAATGCCGCTGGTATTCCCACCGGCTGGATACAAGCCCCCTGGATGGACGCCCCCTGCTCCAAAGCCTGGCGCAGCCGTCACCCACGAGTTCAGAAGAGAGGAGATGCTCAAGACGCCGACGTTCTATGGTCTCTGGCTCTGTTACTTCATCGGATGTCTTGCAGGACTAATGGCGATAAGCGTATCAAAGCCGGTTGGCACTGAGATCGTCCAGATCGACCCAGAGCTTGCAACATTCCTGGTGGGATTCTTTGCCATATTCAATGGTGGTGGCAGACCTCTCTTCGGCTATCTCACCGATAAGCTGACTCCGAGGAACGCAGCGATAGTATCGTTCGTGCTGATCTTCATCGCATGCATGATGATGGCCACAATGGCCAAGCCCACTGCCTCTGAGATATACGTTGTTGCGTTTGCTGCTCTATGGCTCTGTCTGGGTGGCTGGCTGGCAATAGCCCCGACATCGACTGCCACATTCTTCGGAACCACGGATTATCCGCGCAACTATGGTGTTGTTTTCCTCGCATATGGTGCTGGTGCGATAGTCGGTCCGCAGCTCGCTGGCTTCATCAAAACGTCCACTGGAAGCTATATGGGTGTCTTCAACTACGTGGCGGCCCTTGCCATAATCGGTATCATCATAGCGTATGTTCTGATGAGGCCTCCGAAAAAGCCAGAATGA
- a CDS encoding TIGR04013 family B12-binding domain/radical SAM domain-containing protein, which translates to MSGPDIWFRWNRKNRYTIAALLPLVSGARLVDRPRPGIMLYSIATPQAEEVYREVDAARNSGMKSVFIAGGPHPSARPEEVLRHFDYVVIGEGEETLPELIDALRTGRDPGSVKGIAYMKEGELIITERRGFVDLDRFPSFSRPLLAPIEITRGCPWGCAYCQTPRLCGSVMRHRSIPSILSHARMHMDLRFTSPNAFAYGSDGLKPRLERVELLLRTLSELGRPIYFGTFPSEVRPDFISGKALELITTYCTNRTLSIGGQSGSDRILRDINRGHCVHDIEMACEICLDHEIVPNVDLILCLPGETEEDQMLTVELAEQIVRMGGRVRVHRFMPLPGTPLESQEPSPLMREAELRLGRLALAGKLKGRLH; encoded by the coding sequence ATGTCCGGGCCGGATATCTGGTTCAGGTGGAACAGAAAGAACAGGTACACTATAGCAGCGCTGCTCCCGCTCGTGAGCGGCGCCAGGCTTGTGGATAGGCCAAGGCCGGGAATAATGCTCTACAGCATCGCGACACCTCAGGCTGAGGAGGTTTACAGAGAGGTCGATGCAGCGCGCAATTCTGGTATGAAATCTGTGTTCATCGCCGGAGGGCCGCATCCATCTGCAAGGCCTGAAGAGGTCCTCAGGCACTTCGATTATGTCGTCATTGGCGAGGGGGAGGAGACGCTCCCAGAGCTCATCGATGCACTCCGCACAGGCCGCGATCCGGGATCTGTGAAGGGGATAGCGTATATGAAAGAAGGAGAGCTCATAATCACAGAGCGCAGGGGTTTCGTGGATCTCGATCGATTCCCCTCATTCTCGCGCCCTCTTCTCGCGCCAATAGAGATAACCAGGGGCTGTCCGTGGGGATGCGCGTACTGCCAGACCCCCAGGCTCTGCGGAAGCGTGATGCGCCACCGCTCCATCCCGTCGATTCTCAGCCATGCGAGGATGCACATGGATCTCAGGTTCACGTCTCCAAATGCGTTCGCATACGGCTCAGACGGTCTCAAACCCAGACTGGAGAGGGTCGAGCTGCTTCTCAGAACGCTATCAGAGCTCGGGAGGCCGATATACTTCGGCACGTTCCCATCAGAGGTGCGGCCGGATTTCATCTCAGGGAAAGCGCTCGAGCTCATAACAACGTACTGCACGAACCGAACGCTCAGCATAGGAGGACAGTCGGGAAGCGACAGGATTCTGAGAGATATCAATAGAGGCCATTGCGTGCATGATATCGAGATGGCCTGTGAGATCTGTCTCGATCATGAGATCGTGCCGAATGTTGACCTTATTCTCTGCCTTCCCGGTGAGACAGAGGAGGACCAGATGCTAACGGTCGAGCTCGCAGAGCAGATAGTGAGAATGGGTGGCAGGGTCAGAGTTCACAGGTTCATGCCCCTGCCAGGAACTCCACTCGAATCTCAGGAGCCATCGCCACTCATGAGGGAGGCGGAGCTCAGGCTGGGCCGGCTGGCACTGGCCGGAAAGCTGAAGGGAAGGCTGCACTAG